The following is a genomic window from Hymenobacter monticola.
CGTGCGCTTCAACGTGCTGAATGGCCCTTACACCGAGCAGTTTTCGCTGGGCCAAGTGGCCGGCGTGAGCGCCACCGACACCATCGTGGTGGACGGCGGGGCCGCCAAGCAAACCTTGAGCTACACCGGTACCTCGGCCCAGCCCGGGGCGGTGTTGCTCAACGGCACCGACCGCGTGACGCTGCAAAACCTAACCATTGACGCCTCGGCCGGCGCTACCTATGGGGTGGGCGTGCTGCTGGTGGGCCAGGCCGATAACAACCGCGTGGCCAACTGCGTGGTGATGGGCCCGGCCACGTCCACGTCGACCACCGCCAACGCGGCCATCGCGGCCAGCGGCGGGGTAACCTCGGCTACTTCGGTGGGCAATGCCAACAACCTGCGCATCGAAAACAACTTGCTCAGCGGTGGCTATTACTGCGTGATTGTGAACGGGGCCAGTGCCACGGCCCGCAACACGGGCCTGCGCGTGACGGGCAACGAACTCCGCGACTTCTATGTGTATGGCCTGGACGTGGAAAACCAGGCTGGCGCGCAGCTTATCAACAACAACATTCACCGGCAGAGCCGCACTGCGGTGGGCGCCTTCTACGGCGTGTACCTGAATGGCTGCGCGGGCACGGCCGTGGAACGCAGCCGCATCCACGACAGCTTCACGGGCAACCCGGCCAGCAGCTCGATAGCCTACGGCATCTATTTCACGGCCTCGGACGGTACGGCCGGTGCGGAAAACGACGTGGTAAACAACCTGGTGTACAGTTTCAACGGCGCGGGCACTGAGTACGGCTTCTATAATAGCAGCTCGGACTTTGCCCGCTATTACTACAACACCGTTTCGCTGGACAACCAGGCGGGCACCGGTGCCACCCAGACCACCTACGGCTTCTACCAGACCACGGCCGCTACGGGCATTGACTTGCGCAACAACGTGATAAGCGTGACGCGCACCGGCGGCACGGGCAGCAAGTATGCGCTGGGCTTCATCACGACCGGTTCCACCATCACCTCGAATTACAACGACCTGTACGTGGGCACGAACGCGCTCAATTTCACCGGTCGCTACGGCACCACCGATTACGCCACGCTGGCCAACTGGCGCACGGCTAACAGTGGCGCTTTCGACCAGAACAGCGTGCAGGTGAACCCCGAGTTTGTGGGCACCACGCTGGTGCCCTCGGCCAGCCCCCTCAACGGCACGGCCACGCCGCTGGCCCGCGTGCCGCGCGACTTCACCAATGCCCTGCGCAGCGCCACGGTTCCCGATATGGGCGCCTACGAATTCACCCCCGCCAGCAACGATGTAGCGCTGGAGAGCATCGACTCGCCAGCCGCGCCGGTGGCTGTTGGGGCCCGCACCGTGACGGTGACCATCCGCAACAACGGCCAGGTGGCGCTGAATACCGTGCGCCTGGAATACACCCTGAACGGCGGCACGCCCGTGGCTCAAACCTTCACCCTGACGCCGGCCCTGGCCGCCGGCGCTACCCGCGCCCTGTCGTTCACGACGCAGGGCGCCGTGGTGGCTGGCTCCAACACGCTGACCGTGACGGCCAGCCTGCCCAACGGCAGCGCCGACGCCAACCCCGGCAACAACACCCAGACGGTGACTTTTTACCCGGCGCTGGCGGGCACCTACACCATCAACAAGAACGCGGCCACGGCCGGCACCAACTTCGCCAGCTTTGCAGAGGCGGCAACGGTGCTGAACGCGGGCGGCATATCGGCCAGTGTGCGCTTCAACGTACTCAACGGGCCCTACAATGAGCAGTTTTCGCTGGGCCAGGTGGCCGGCGTGAACGCCACCGACACCATTGTGGTGGACGGCGGCGCCAGCAAACAAACCCTGAGCTATACCGGCGTGGTGGCCCAGCCGGCGGCCGTGCTGCTCAACGGCACGGACTACGTGACGCTGCAAAACCTGACCATTGACGCCTCGGCGGGCGCCACCTACGGCGTGGGCGTGCTGCTGGTGGGCCAGGCCAACAACAACCGCGTGGCCAACTGCGTGGTGATGGGGTCCAGCGCGGCCACTTCCAGTACCGCCAACGCGGCCATTGCCGCCAGCGGCAGCGTCACTTCGGCTTCGACCGCCGGTGATGCCAACAACCTGCGCATCGAGAACAACGTGCTCAGCGGCGGCTACTACTCTGTGGTGGTGACCGGCTCCAGCGCCACGGCCCGCAACACCGGTCTGCGCGTGACCGGCAATGAAATGCGTGACTTCTACGTGTATGGAGTGGACGTGGAAAACCACAGCGGGGCACAAATCATCAACAACAACATCCACCGCACCACCCGCGCCGGGGTGAGTACCTTCTACGGGGTGTACCTGGTGGGCGTGACGGGCACGGCCGTGGAGCGCAACCGCATCCACGATTCCTTTACGGGCAACACGGCCAGCACCTCCACGGGCTACGGCCTGTACATTTCGGCCGACGGCACGGCCGGGGCGGAGAATGACATGGTGAACAACCTGGTCTACAACTTCAACGGCTCGGGCACCGAGTACGGCATTTATAACGTGGGCTCAGACTATGCCCGCTACTACTACAACACGATTTCGCTGGACAACCAAGCCGCCACGGGCACTACCCAGACCACCTACGGCTTCTACCAGACGACGCTGGCCACGGGCATTGATTTCCGCAACAACATCGTGAGCGTGACGCGTACCGGCGGCACGGGCAGCAAGTACGCGCTGTACTATGTCACCGCCACCTCCACCATTACTTCTAACTACAACGACCTGTACGTGGGTACCGGTGCGCTTTACTTCACCGGTCGCTACGGTACCACCGACTACGCCACGCTGGCCAACTGGCAAACCGCCAACGGCAATGCCTACGACCAGAACAGCGTGCAGGCCGACCCGCAGTTCCTGAACCCCGCCAGCAACCTGCAGCCCACGGCCAGCTCCCTCAACGGCGCGGCCACGCCGCTGGCCCGCGTGCCGCGCGACTTTACCAACGCCCTGCGCAGCGCCACGGCTCCCGATATGGGCGCCTACGAATTTACCCCGGCTACCAACGACGTGGCCGTGGAAACCATCACCTCGCCCGCTGCCCCGGCCACGGTCGGCGCCCGCACCGTGACGGTGACCATCCGCAACAACGGCCAGGTGGCGCTGAACTCCGTACGCTTGGCGTTCACGCTGAACGGCGGCACGCCCGTCACCCAAACCTTCACCCTGACGCCGGCCCTGGCCGCCGGGGCCACCCGCAGCCTGTCGTTCACCACTCAGGCGACGCTGGTGAGCGGCGCCAACCAGATTTCGGTGACGGCCAGCCTGCCCAACGGCGGCGCCGACGGCAACGCCACCAACGACACCCAGACCGTGACTCTGTACACGGCACTGGCCGGTACCTACACCATCAACAAGAAC
Proteins encoded in this region:
- a CDS encoding CARDB domain-containing protein, which produces MLLAPAAFAQLSGTYTINRNAATGGTNFASFTEAAAALNTSGISGSVRFNVLNGPYTEQFSLGQVAGVSATDTIVVDGGAAKQTLSYTGTSAQPGAVLLNGTDRVTLQNLTIDASAGATYGVGVLLVGQADNNRVANCVVMGPATSTSTTANAAIAASGGVTSATSVGNANNLRIENNLLSGGYYCVIVNGASATARNTGLRVTGNELRDFYVYGLDVENQAGAQLINNNIHRQSRTAVGAFYGVYLNGCAGTAVERSRIHDSFTGNPASSSIAYGIYFTASDGTAGAENDVVNNLVYSFNGAGTEYGFYNSSSDFARYYYNTVSLDNQAGTGATQTTYGFYQTTAATGIDLRNNVISVTRTGGTGSKYALGFITTGSTITSNYNDLYVGTNALNFTGRYGTTDYATLANWRTANSGAFDQNSVQVNPEFVGTTLVPSASPLNGTATPLARVPRDFTNALRSATVPDMGAYEFTPASNDVALESIDSPAAPVAVGARTVTVTIRNNGQVALNTVRLEYTLNGGTPVAQTFTLTPALAAGATRALSFTTQGAVVAGSNTLTVTASLPNGSADANPGNNTQTVTFYPALAGTYTINKNAATAGTNFASFAEAATVLNAGGISASVRFNVLNGPYNEQFSLGQVAGVNATDTIVVDGGASKQTLSYTGVVAQPAAVLLNGTDYVTLQNLTIDASAGATYGVGVLLVGQANNNRVANCVVMGSSAATSSTANAAIAASGSVTSASTAGDANNLRIENNVLSGGYYSVVVTGSSATARNTGLRVTGNEMRDFYVYGVDVENHSGAQIINNNIHRTTRAGVSTFYGVYLVGVTGTAVERNRIHDSFTGNTASTSTGYGLYISADGTAGAENDMVNNLVYNFNGSGTEYGIYNVGSDYARYYYNTISLDNQAATGTTQTTYGFYQTTLATGIDFRNNIVSVTRTGGTGSKYALYYVTATSTITSNYNDLYVGTGALYFTGRYGTTDYATLANWQTANGNAYDQNSVQADPQFLNPASNLQPTASSLNGAATPLARVPRDFTNALRSATAPDMGAYEFTPATNDVAVETITSPAAPATVGARTVTVTIRNNGQVALNSVRLAFTLNGGTPVTQTFTLTPALAAGATRSLSFTTQATLVSGANQISVTASLPNGGADGNATNDTQTVTLYTALAGTYTINKNAATGGTNFASFTEAATALNSSGITASVRFNVLNGPYTEQFSLGQVTGVSATDTIVVDGGAAKQTLRYTGVVAQPAAVLLNGTDYVTLQNLTIDASAGATYGIGVHLVGQANNNRVANCVVMASGTATSSTANAAITASGSVTSASTAGDANNLRIENNVLSGGYYCLILTGTSATARNTGLRVTGNEVRDFYLYGMDVENQAGPQILGNDVHRTTRAVVSTFYGIYLNSVVGAAIERNRIHDPFTGDPTDTGTAYGLYYTASDGAAGTENDAVNNLLYNFTGSGTQYGIYNSSSDFARYYHNTISLDNASGGSTQTTYGFYQTTLATGIDFRNNIVSVTRTGGSGSKYALYFVTTTSTITSNYNDLYVGATGSYFTGRYGTINYATLSDWRLANGGAYDQNSVAAEPRFVNPAQGNYRPSTAPLDGAGTPLARVPRDFAGVLRTSPPDLGAYEFVPISDDVALVSIDSPNTTAVPGVNPLQVTIRNNGATPLTSVVLTYSLNGGTPVSQTFTGLTLGLNATQQLSFTPGLSVPQQGTNTLTVTASLPNGNPDGNATNNTLTITFDQPTPLNDEPCNAVVLTNGVTTTSSNTGASTSAQNGINFPNCGGGQLPRDVWFTFTPTATNMTLTLTGAPAGTVRVYSSPSCSAGPFNLVQCQGSGTANTSVGAVAVTGLTVGQAYYVAVSGFGSSDTPGTFTITSSVLTSTRASLSTALSVYPNPSATGQLTLRLAAGTAGTGTVELLNALGQVVKRQPLAGTAEQQVLTRGLATGLYTLRVQAGTEVLTRKVVLQ